In Salmo salar chromosome ssa14, Ssal_v3.1, whole genome shotgun sequence, the sequence gacaggtcgaaaagcattaaacatgtatggcaatttagcttgcacttgctagctagcttgctgttgctagctaatttgtcctgggataaacattgagttgttattttacctgtaaTGCACAAgctcctctactccgccaattaatccacaaaTAAAACGGccaatcgtttctagtcatctctcctccttccaggctttttaatctttgaacttatatggtgatgggcatctaaactttcatagttcgtctttcaatcacccacgtgggtacctgcttctatacaccaatgaggagatgggagaggcaagaCTTTCAGCGCAATCTGCGTcggaaatagaaaggagttcaattttagcccttggcatcgcagacgctcgtttgcgcaataattgaataacgtggatttctacatttattttgcgacgcACGCGActtgtccggtctggtcagcatgttactgaggagttggcaacactgttCCTTGgaacagcatggaagagcactagtaagccagtgactcagccctcgtaatagggttagaggcagagaatcccaggggAGAAAGGGGAACCGggccaggcagagacaacaaGGGCGGTTCGTAGCTCCAGTGCCTTCCGTTCACAaacctgggccagactacactcaatcataggacctattgaagcgatgagtcttcaataaggacttaaaggtcgagaccgagtctgcgtctctcacatggacaggcagaccattccataaaaatgaagCTCTATAAGAGAAAGCCCTGCcctactacttagcttcggctggtggaggtcctgcagaaccatgtccagataaagcgtcaggggtgaaaaagttgagcgAGGGAAAAAATGTAACAAAGTAACGTCAGCAACAAACCGCACAGCAGCAAGTAAACAAGTCCATCAGTTATGACCGGAAAGACGTCACTCCAAACGAGGGCTGAAATATATTGAGCATGCGTGTTGATATTCTTTGCTGATTTGACAGGAAACGACAGGAAGGTGAGACTGCTTTATCTGTTGTGGTTTGTATCGTTTTATGTGTTTTACCCTGTTATAATATGAAACACAAGGTAATTCACGCTTTTTAATACATTGTCAAAGATTCACGCATTATTTGTAAATATACAATTTGCAAGTTGGCTACGTTCTTGACTGCAAGTCGTCGACCCAGTTAACGTTAGTTAGCAAGGTACACGTAAGCGTAAacctgcagattttttttttttagctatcTAGCTGATAACTGGCATCTCGTAATGTTAATTTTGTCAGATTGTGGCGAACGCTTTATTGCCATGTGGTTTTTGTAATCCATTCAATAAAATTGCAGCTAGTTGGCTAACTAACGTTCTCTTTCATTTTAACATCTGGTTGTAGATAATCTAGCTAGCAAGAACGTTAGCCACCGTAGCTAGCTAGGCAGGCTAGCACATCTCATAGCGCCTAGTTCAAAGTTGACACCATGTACACGTATGCTTTGGCTGTTTTTTTTATCAGAAAATTGTGGTAGGTTGGTTTCTAATATTTAAcgtcattagctaacgttagatggCTGTATTTCATTATCTATTACTATGTTGCAATCTTAGTTTGACACGAATGGATCAAATATTGGTTCTTTTATCCTCACTTAGCATTGCTAGTTGGCACTTCGTtttaaccggaaggttgcaagatcgaatcccagagctgacaaggtaaaactctgtccgttctgtccctgaacaaggcagttaacccactgttcataggccgtcattgaaaataagaatttgttcttaactgacttgcctagttaaataaaggtaataatgATTATTTGAAGCAACTGAAGTACACACGCCAATTTTTCACTGTAATGCCACGAGTTTGTATTGACCACTTTTCCTACTGTATTGCAGATGAGGGCCCTGTACGTGTTTGCTCTACTAAGTCTGCTGGGtctggggacaggagaggagggggctcGTCTGTTAGCTTCCAAGTCCCTGTTGAACCGTTATGCCGTTGAGGGCCGTGATCTCACACTGCAGTACAACATCTACAACGTTGGAACCAGGTATTGAAAAATGACATTGAGTGTTAAGACAAGCAATTGAATGTCTGCCTCTGTTCTGAAaattaatgttttttttgtttgcttCCCAATTCTGTACCCTTATCCCAGAGTGTGAGGTTTCACAATCTGCCTTAACTCGTTCTGAATACTCGCTCCACAGCGCTGCCCTAGAGGTTGAGCTGTCTGACGACTCCTTCCCCCCTGAGGATTTCGGCATCGTCTCTGGGATGCTGAATGTGAAATGGGACAGGATCGCCCCGTATCCTTTAAAGCCACAAACCTAAAATGTTTCAGCTCAATGGCTCCTAAGCACCAATCTTTTACAACGAAGCCCACAGCATACTCTGAAGTTGTATTGCAGTTTCTCAAGTTGaattgtcaaactcattccacggagggctagtgtctgcaggttttcactCCTCCTTTATACTTAATTGATAAattaattagtaaggaactctgaACTCTcgacacctggttgtctagggcttaattgaaaaaaaaaactgtagacaCTAGGCCTtgcatggaatgagtttgacaaccctgctctagttgtttatACCTTAACCCTCCCCAGTGCCAGCAATGTCTCTCATACTGTGGTACTGCGCCCCCTGAAGGCCGGATACTTCAACTTCACCTCTGCCTCCGTCAGCTACCTGGCTCAGGAGGGAGGACAAGTTGTGGTAAGGGAAAGGAGAATCATCTACGCagatcagggcctgtattcataaagcatttTAGGAGTAGGAATACTGATCTAGGATAATGTTTTCCCTTTtacatcataatgaataagattacatggacagcgtggacttgatcctagatcaacactcctatacTGAGATGCTTTATAAATACGGGCCCTAACATGGGTTGAAATTATATTTGTAATCTTTAAGATACTTTGAGCGTTTGCTTAAGCACTGGCATGTGGTCAGGGTTTGAACTTTTTGTGCTTTtgtattggttccattgcaataGGTAGTTCCATCAAGCAGAGCTGAAGTATTTAAAATGGTATTTGAACTCAAGTCTGATGCAGACTTGCTCtgttctctattgctctctccaGTCTGGAAGT encodes:
- the LOC106570196 gene encoding translocon-associated protein subunit beta, with the protein product MRALYVFALLSLLGLGTGEEGARLLASKSLLNRYAVEGRDLTLQYNIYNVGTSAALEVELSDDSFPPEDFGIVSGMLNVKWDRIAPASNVSHTVVLRPLKAGYFNFTSASVSYLAQEGGQVVVGYTSAPGQGGILAQREFDRRFSPHYLDWAAFGVMTLPSIGIPLLLWFSSKRKYDSPKAKKN